The following are encoded in a window of Halosolutus halophilus genomic DNA:
- a CDS encoding universal stress protein, which yields MSRVLVPVDGSSQAEAALEVALESFPDAEIVVLHVIQVTRFPSDPDISPYELASEEGEAILEDAKTIAAEYGRSIEPVLTEGHAGRSIVYCIDEYDVDHVVMGSHGRSGMSRVLLGSVAEMVTRRSPVSVTIAR from the coding sequence ATGTCCCGCGTACTGGTCCCGGTCGATGGCTCGTCACAGGCGGAGGCTGCACTCGAGGTGGCCCTCGAGTCGTTTCCCGACGCCGAGATCGTCGTCTTGCACGTGATACAGGTCACCCGGTTCCCGTCGGATCCGGATATCTCGCCCTACGAACTCGCCAGCGAGGAGGGGGAAGCGATTCTCGAGGACGCGAAGACGATCGCTGCAGAGTACGGTCGCAGCATCGAACCGGTGCTCACCGAAGGGCACGCCGGACGATCGATCGTCTACTGTATCGACGAGTACGACGTCGATCACGTCGTGATGGGGAGTCACGGCCGGTCCGGGATGTCGAGAGTTTTGCTGGGGAGCGTCGCGGAAATGGTCACGAGACGGTCCCCCGTCTCGGTGACGATCGCCCGGTGA
- a CDS encoding universal stress protein, with product MPEHILVPVDGSEQAARALDYVLEEFPDATITLLHVFSDGPPEIHLEKRGEDYDDLRARRREMLDRLVDERAHGGTIETEVVVGRPSREIVRYADEHDIDRVVMGSHGRDGASRVLLGSVAETVVRRAPVPVTVVR from the coding sequence ATGCCGGAACACATCCTCGTCCCGGTGGACGGATCCGAACAGGCAGCGCGTGCACTCGACTACGTTCTCGAGGAGTTTCCCGACGCGACCATTACGCTTCTACACGTCTTTTCGGACGGACCGCCGGAGATTCACCTCGAAAAACGGGGGGAGGATTACGACGATCTGCGAGCGAGACGGCGCGAGATGCTCGATCGACTGGTCGACGAGCGAGCGCACGGTGGCACGATCGAGACCGAGGTGGTCGTCGGCAGGCCATCGCGCGAGATCGTCAGGTACGCCGACGAACACGATATCGATCGCGTCGTGATGGGGAGTCACGGTCGCGACGGTGCCTCGCGCGTCCTCCTGGGGAGCGTCGCCGAGACGGTGGTTCGCCGGGCACCGGTCCCGGTGACGGTCGTCAGGTGA
- a CDS encoding proteasome assembly chaperone family protein — translation MVDQTESASFEQVTDVEAESPTLIEGLPGHGLVASIAVDQITNQLGLEHFGNVAADEFPAVVTFENGLVQDLVRVYGGSDPAVLTLESDLALPQQSFEPLSRCVLSDLADEFSRAIFIAGAPAESEEQIGDVTGVGTTEAVKDDLVEAGISVPEEPGLVGGITGALVRECYQADVPAALLIVRSHPFLPDPNAAKSVIETALEPLVDFDIDTTELDEQADEIQRRMQQVAQQYQQMAEEQGGQQQQQVQTGMFQ, via the coding sequence ATGGTCGACCAGACTGAATCCGCGTCGTTCGAACAGGTTACAGACGTCGAAGCCGAGTCGCCGACACTCATCGAAGGATTGCCCGGCCACGGGCTCGTCGCCTCGATCGCCGTCGATCAGATCACGAACCAGCTGGGGCTCGAGCACTTCGGGAACGTCGCCGCCGACGAGTTCCCGGCGGTCGTGACGTTCGAAAACGGGCTCGTTCAGGACCTCGTCCGCGTCTACGGCGGCTCCGATCCGGCGGTACTGACCCTCGAGAGCGACCTCGCGCTCCCGCAGCAGTCGTTCGAACCCCTGTCACGGTGTGTCCTCTCCGACCTCGCCGACGAGTTCAGCCGTGCGATCTTCATCGCGGGCGCACCGGCGGAGTCCGAAGAGCAGATCGGCGACGTGACTGGCGTCGGGACCACCGAGGCGGTCAAGGACGATCTCGTCGAGGCGGGCATCTCGGTACCCGAGGAGCCGGGGCTCGTCGGCGGCATCACCGGCGCGCTCGTGCGGGAGTGTTACCAGGCGGACGTCCCGGCCGCGCTGCTGATCGTTCGGTCCCACCCGTTCCTTCCGGACCCGAACGCAGCGAAGTCCGTGATCGAGACGGCGCTCGAACCGCTCGTCGACTTCGACATCGATACGACGGAACTCGACGAGCAGGCCGACGAGATTCAACGGCGGATGCAACAGGTTGCCCAGCAGTACCAGCAGATGGCCGAAGAGCAAGGGGGCCAGCAACAGCAGCAGGTACAGACCGGAATGTTCCAGTGA
- a CDS encoding universal stress protein has protein sequence MYDTILVATDGSEPANRAVDHALDLASTFDADLHAIYVVDTRRYGDSMLANADQAVSDLEDHGRELLDDIAAQADVPVTSEIRDGRPHEQIGTYADEIDADLLVLGNRGLGAGGEIGSNAERVVRYVDRPVITA, from the coding sequence ATGTACGACACGATCCTCGTCGCGACGGACGGGAGTGAACCGGCGAATCGCGCGGTCGATCACGCGCTCGACCTCGCGTCCACGTTCGACGCCGATCTCCACGCGATATACGTCGTCGACACCCGGCGATACGGCGACTCGATGCTGGCGAACGCGGACCAGGCCGTCTCGGACCTGGAAGACCACGGTCGGGAACTCCTCGACGACATCGCGGCCCAGGCCGACGTGCCCGTCACGAGCGAAATCCGCGACGGACGCCCCCACGAGCAGATCGGAACGTACGCCGACGAGATCGACGCCGACCTGCTGGTCCTGGGCAACCGCGGTCTCGGCGCCGGCGGTGAGATCGGCAGCAACGCGGAACGAGTCGTCAGGTACGTCGACCGACCGGTGATCACGGCGTGA